One Cervus canadensis isolate Bull #8, Minnesota chromosome 1, ASM1932006v1, whole genome shotgun sequence genomic window carries:
- the LOC122433864 gene encoding CMRF35-like molecule 6 isoform X2, with the protein MTPRGRAGWLPSALLLLQVPGCLSLSGPRRLTGIVGGSLNVECRYQEEFINNSKYWCKFPFTMTTTSPERSTSTPESPTTLPVPTWSTVSGPEAPDPGQAHRSLLGSVHFLLLVFLKVPLLLGMLGAVLWVHRPLRSSADRDRQSRSIYENQ; encoded by the exons ATGACCCCGAGGGGCAGGGCCGGGTGGCTGCCTTCAGCTCTGCTGCTGCTCCAGGTCCCAG GCTGTTTGTCCTTGAGCGGCCCCCGCAGACTGACGGGCATCGTGGGAGGATCCCTGAACGTGGAGTGTCGGTACCAGGAGGAATTCATAAACAATTCCAAATACTGGTGCAAATTCCCGT TCACTATGACAACCACCAGCCCCGAGAGGTCCACAAGCACCCCGGAGTCTCCCACGACCCTGCCAGTGCCCACCTGGAGCACCGTGTCTGGGCCGGAGGCCCCTGATCCCGGCCAAGCTCATCG GTCCCTGCTGGGCAGTGTCCACTTCCTGCTCCTGGTCTTCCTGAAGGTGCCCCTGCTCCTGGGCATGCTCGGTGCCGTCCTCTGGGTCCACAGGCCTCTGAGGAGCTCTGCAGACAGAGACAGGCAGAGTCGGTCCATTTATGAGAACCAGTAG
- the LOC122433864 gene encoding CMRF35-like molecule 6 isoform X1 translates to MTPRGRAGWLPSALLLLQVPGCLSLSGPRRLTGIVGGSLNVECRYQEEFINNSKYWCKFPCTLLWKIVETRESEREVRRGRVSIRDRPANLTFTVTLESLREEDAGMYGCGIDMPLSFDPTFQVEVSVVPVTMTTTSPERSTSTPESPTTLPVPTWSTVSGPEAPDPGQAHRSLLGSVHFLLLVFLKVPLLLGMLGAVLWVHRPLRSSADRDRQSRSIYENQ, encoded by the exons ATGACCCCGAGGGGCAGGGCCGGGTGGCTGCCTTCAGCTCTGCTGCTGCTCCAGGTCCCAG GCTGTTTGTCCTTGAGCGGCCCCCGCAGACTGACGGGCATCGTGGGAGGATCCCTGAACGTGGAGTGTCGGTACCAGGAGGAATTCATAAACAATTCCAAATACTGGTGCAAATTCCCGTGTACGTTATTGTGGAAGATCGTGGAGAccagagagtcagagagagaagtgAGGAGGGGCCGCGTGTCCATCAGAGACCGTCCTGCAAACCTCACCTTCACAGTGACCTTGGAGAGCCTCAGAGAGGAGGATGCGGGAATGTATGGATGTGGGATCGATATGCCACTTTCATTTGACCCCACCTTCCAGGTGGAGGTGTCTGTGGTCCCAG TCACTATGACAACCACCAGCCCCGAGAGGTCCACAAGCACCCCGGAGTCTCCCACGACCCTGCCAGTGCCCACCTGGAGCACCGTGTCTGGGCCGGAGGCCCCTGATCCCGGCCAAGCTCATCG GTCCCTGCTGGGCAGTGTCCACTTCCTGCTCCTGGTCTTCCTGAAGGTGCCCCTGCTCCTGGGCATGCTCGGTGCCGTCCTCTGGGTCCACAGGCCTCTGAGGAGCTCTGCAGACAGAGACAGGCAGAGTCGGTCCATTTATGAGAACCAGTAG
- the LOC122434135 gene encoding CMRF35-like molecule 6, which produces MTPRGRAGWLPSALLLLQVPGCLSLSGPRSVTGIVGGSLSVECRYQEALVDNIKYWCKHPCVSPWKIVETRESEREVRRGRVSIRDRPASLTFTVTLKSLREEDAGTYGCGIYVPFSVDPTFQVVVSVIPVTMTTTSPKRSTSTPESPTTLPVPTWSTVSGPEAPDPGQAHRSLLGSIHFLLLVFLKVPLLLGLLGAILWVNRPLRSSAYRWSQSIYENQ; this is translated from the exons ATGACCCCGAGGGGCAGGGCCGGGTGGCTGCCTTCAGCTCTGCTGCTGCTCCAGGTCCCAG GCTGTTTGTCCCTGAGTGGTCCCCGAAGTGTGACAGGCATCGTGGGGGGATCCCTGAGCGTGGAGTGTCGGTACCAGGAGGCATTGGTAGACAACATCAAATACTGGTGCAAACACCCGTGTGTGTCACCATGGAAGATTGTGGAGAccagagagtcagagagagaagtgAGGAGGGGCCGCGTGTCCATCAGAGACCGACCTGCGAGCCTCACCTTCACAGTGACCTTAAAGAGCCTCAGAGAGGAGGATGCGGGAACGTACGGATGTGGGATCTATGTACCGTTTTCAGTTGACCCCACCTTCCAGGTGGTGGTGTCTGTGATCCCAG TCACTATGACAACCACCAGCCCCAAGAGGTCCACAAGCACCCCAGAGTCTCCCACGACCCTGCCAGTGCCCACCTGGAGCACCGTGTCTGGGCCGGAGGCCCCTGATCCCGGCCAAGCTCATCG GTCCCTGCTGGGCAGCATCCACTTCCTGCTCCTGGTCTTCCTGAAGGTGCCCCTGCTCCTGGGCCTGCTCGGTGCCATTCTATGGGTCAACAGGCCTCTGAGGAGCTCTGCATACAGGTGGAGTCAGTCCATTTATGAGAACCAGTAG
- the LOC122434308 gene encoding protein CD300H-like isoform X2: protein MLCCFSASQRAVQTSGSEVQVKSGRVSVTDHPEDLAFTVTLDSLTADDAGKYRCGAATILKEEGLLGFLPDPFFQVQVIVSPASSSNSSTWTSGSLSQQQGYRFSTLHFFIHSPNTNTKSLACS from the exons ATGCTCTGCTGCTTCTCTGCGTCCCAG CGGGCTGTGCAGACCAGCGGGTCCGAAGTGCAGGTGAAGAGCGGCCGGGTGTCCGTCACGGACCATCCGGAGGACCTCGCCTTCACAGTGACCTTGGACAGCCTCACTGCAGACGATGCAGGGAAATACAGGTGTGGGGCTGCGACGATTCTGAAGGAAGAAGGACTCCTCGGCTTCCTGCCTGATCCGTTTTTCCAGGTTCAAGTGATTGTCTCCCCAG CCTCCAGTAGCAACAGCTCTACGTGGACTTCTGGATCGCTCAGCCAGCAGCAAGG GTATAGATTCTCaactcttcatttcttcattcactcaccaaatacaaatacaaagagcCTGGCATGTTCCTAG
- the LOC122434308 gene encoding protein CD300H-like isoform X1: protein MLCCFSASQRAVQTSGSEVQVKSGRVSVTDHPEDLAFTVTLDSLTADDAGKYRCGAATILKEEGLLGFLPDPFFQVQVIVSPASSSNSSTWTSGSLSQQQGPRLGSAHFLLLVFPKVPLLLGLLSALLWVNRTQRAICGETEPV, encoded by the exons ATGCTCTGCTGCTTCTCTGCGTCCCAG CGGGCTGTGCAGACCAGCGGGTCCGAAGTGCAGGTGAAGAGCGGCCGGGTGTCCGTCACGGACCATCCGGAGGACCTCGCCTTCACAGTGACCTTGGACAGCCTCACTGCAGACGATGCAGGGAAATACAGGTGTGGGGCTGCGACGATTCTGAAGGAAGAAGGACTCCTCGGCTTCCTGCCTGATCCGTTTTTCCAGGTTCAAGTGATTGTCTCCCCAG CCTCCAGTAGCAACAGCTCTACGTGGACTTCTGGATCGCTCAGCCAGCAGCAAGG GCCCCGGCTGGGCAGCGCCCACTTCCTGCTCCTGGTCTTCCCGAAGGTGCCCCTGCTCCTGGGCCTGCTCAGTGCCCTCCTCTGGGTCAACAGGACTCAGCGGGCAATTTGTGGGGAGACAGAACCAGTCTGA